A window from Thiohalomonas denitrificans encodes these proteins:
- a CDS encoding methylated-DNA--[protein]-cysteine S-methyltransferase, protein MSAISFDAVISTPLPGSWRVGFGLQAGRLSTLDFLPPRTPLVASGRPEVQRIAELLTDYFQDPHTTLRRIPLAPARTPFQARVRELMSAIPVGQTRSYGELAGQLRTASRAVAGACRANPVALVVPCHRVVSVSGPGGFMGAVDGPPLELKAWLLKHESV, encoded by the coding sequence ATGTCGGCGATTAGCTTCGATGCGGTGATCTCCACTCCGCTGCCGGGGAGCTGGCGCGTGGGGTTTGGCTTGCAGGCGGGCCGGCTGTCGACACTTGATTTCCTTCCCCCACGAACGCCTCTGGTCGCATCCGGAAGGCCGGAAGTGCAACGTATCGCCGAGCTGTTGACGGACTACTTCCAAGATCCACACACAACCCTGCGGCGGATCCCTCTGGCCCCTGCGCGAACACCGTTTCAGGCTCGGGTTCGTGAGTTGATGTCGGCAATACCGGTCGGCCAGACCCGCAGCTACGGTGAACTGGCCGGGCAGCTACGCACCGCATCACGAGCGGTCGCCGGTGCTTGCCGGGCCAATCCGGTAGCGCTGGTGGTACCTTGCCATCGGGTCGTTTCGGTCTCTGGACCGGGAGGGTTTATGGGGGCGGTTGATGGACCCCCGCTGGAGTTGAAGGCCTGGTTGCTAAAGCATGAAAGCGTCTGA
- the rplS gene encoding 50S ribosomal protein L19 — translation MSKIIEQLEAEQMNREVPEFGPGDTVVVQVRVREGERERLQAFEGVCIAKRNRGLNSAFTLRKMSSGEGVERAFQTYSPQLQEITVKRRGVVRQAKLYYLRGRTGKAARIKEKL, via the coding sequence ATGAGCAAGATCATCGAACAACTCGAAGCGGAGCAGATGAACCGCGAGGTGCCCGAGTTCGGCCCGGGCGATACGGTTGTGGTTCAGGTACGGGTAAGGGAAGGCGAGCGCGAACGCCTGCAGGCTTTTGAAGGTGTCTGCATCGCCAAGCGCAACCGCGGACTCAATTCGGCTTTTACGCTGCGCAAGATGTCTAGCGGTGAGGGTGTGGAGCGTGCGTTTCAGACGTACAGTCCGCAGCTTCAGGAGATTACGGTCAAGCGCCGCGGCGTCGTACGTCAGGCCAAGCTGTACTACCTGCGCGGCCGGACCGGCAAGGCAGCACGGATCAAGGAAAAGTTGTAA
- the rimM gene encoding ribosome maturation factor RimM (Essential for efficient processing of 16S rRNA), which translates to MGNADPDSYVLLGRVSGLYGVGGWVKVFSHTQPRENILNYSSWYLREGDRWVRHSLLKGRRHGKAVVAFLEGCDDRDEARALIGADIAITREQLPRPEPGEYYWSDLIGLEVKTVGGKPLGRVDHLMETGANDVLVVAGERERLIPFVDEVVTGVDLEGGCLTVDWDPEF; encoded by the coding sequence ATGGGCAATGCAGACCCGGATAGCTACGTACTGTTGGGCCGGGTATCCGGCCTCTACGGTGTCGGGGGTTGGGTAAAGGTATTCTCACACACGCAACCGCGCGAGAATATTCTGAACTACTCGTCCTGGTATCTGCGTGAGGGTGATCGGTGGGTTCGGCATTCGCTGCTCAAGGGGCGGCGGCACGGTAAGGCAGTCGTCGCCTTCCTGGAGGGTTGCGATGATCGTGATGAGGCGCGGGCGCTAATAGGCGCCGATATCGCCATCACACGAGAGCAACTGCCGAGACCGGAACCGGGAGAATATTACTGGTCGGATTTGATCGGCCTTGAGGTGAAGACCGTAGGCGGCAAACCGCTGGGGCGAGTCGACCACCTGATGGAGACGGGGGCCAACGACGTACTGGTGGTCGCCGGTGAGCGGGAACGGCTGATCCCGTTTGTCGATGAGGTGGTCACTGGCGTGGATCTGGAAGGCGGATGCCTGACCGTCGACTGGGATCCGGAGTTCTAG
- the xerD gene encoding site-specific tyrosine recombinase XerD: protein MKASDGDTAQVENFLDALWLERGLSENTLAAYRSDLLHLARWLNGKGCDLLTAGKGDLLEYMHRRTESGARPSSIARLRSSLRRFFRYLVREGRLDVDPSAQIDAPQLGRGLPKSLTEPEVEALLTAPDAGSVLGLRDRAMLEVLYASGLRVSELVSLEMAQVNLQQGLVRVLGKGGKERLVPLGEEALTWVERFVRHGRPQLIAQATGTALFPTRRGRGMTRQAFWQHIKRYALQAGIEKTLSPHTLRHAFATHLINHGADLRVVQLLLGHSSLSTTQIYTHVARERLKSLHAEHHPRG, encoded by the coding sequence ATGAAAGCGTCTGATGGCGACACTGCTCAAGTCGAGAATTTTCTCGATGCACTCTGGCTGGAGCGCGGATTGAGTGAAAATACCCTGGCCGCCTATCGCAGTGACCTGCTGCATCTCGCCCGATGGTTGAACGGAAAGGGGTGCGATTTGCTGACCGCCGGTAAAGGCGACTTGCTGGAGTACATGCACCGGAGAACGGAATCGGGCGCCCGACCTAGCAGTATCGCCCGGCTGCGTTCCAGCCTGCGCCGGTTCTTCCGTTATCTGGTTCGCGAGGGACGGTTGGATGTAGACCCTTCGGCGCAAATCGATGCACCGCAACTCGGCAGGGGGCTGCCGAAATCTCTGACCGAGCCGGAGGTGGAGGCGCTGCTGACGGCACCCGATGCGGGGAGTGTCCTGGGTCTGCGCGACCGGGCCATGCTGGAGGTCCTCTACGCCAGTGGTCTGAGGGTCTCCGAACTGGTGAGCCTGGAGATGGCTCAGGTCAATCTGCAACAGGGTCTTGTGCGGGTGCTCGGCAAGGGCGGCAAGGAGCGGCTGGTGCCGCTTGGCGAAGAAGCTCTGACGTGGGTGGAGCGCTTTGTCCGTCATGGACGGCCGCAGCTGATAGCCCAGGCGACAGGAACCGCTCTGTTCCCGACCCGACGCGGCCGGGGGATGACTCGCCAGGCCTTCTGGCAGCACATCAAACGCTATGCCCTGCAGGCGGGGATCGAAAAAACCCTGTCGCCCCACACCCTGCGCCATGCCTTTGCCACCCATCTTATTAATCACGGCGCGGATCTGCGGGTGGTTCAGTTACTGCTCGGGCACAGTAGTCTCTCAACGACCCAGATCTACACCCATGTGGCACGGGAGCGACTGAAGTCCCTGCATGCGGAACACCATCCTCGCGGATAG
- a CDS encoding FHA domain-containing protein, translated as MSRLTLSFKGKMLKIFPLEKDEVVIGSSPDCDITIDSLAIHEQHALLGRSGNGWQLKDLNSPGGTFVNGEKIDERALESGDEIGIGKHTLEADFDIPMPETVADNDLTPETPRRAKSAWLQLLNGHNVGKTISLNRNLTNLGKPGVQTAVIARRNEGFFLSHLEGDHPPEVNNTSIGDHSWRLEDGDTIQIGNVKLQFYLQ; from the coding sequence GTGTCCAGACTGACCCTCTCGTTCAAGGGCAAGATGTTGAAGATCTTCCCTCTCGAAAAGGACGAGGTGGTCATCGGCAGTTCACCCGATTGCGACATCACCATCGACAGCCTGGCGATACATGAGCAGCACGCTCTTCTGGGCCGTAGCGGTAACGGCTGGCAACTCAAGGACCTGAACAGCCCCGGCGGCACCTTCGTCAACGGGGAGAAGATTGACGAAAGGGCCCTTGAAAGCGGTGACGAGATAGGTATCGGCAAGCATACGCTGGAAGCGGACTTTGATATCCCCATGCCGGAGACGGTCGCCGATAACGACCTGACGCCGGAGACGCCCCGCAGAGCGAAAAGCGCCTGGCTACAGTTGCTGAACGGCCACAACGTCGGCAAGACCATCAGCCTGAACCGAAACCTCACAAATCTCGGCAAACCCGGCGTGCAGACAGCCGTGATCGCCCGGCGTAACGAAGGCTTTTTTCTCTCCCACCTGGAAGGCGATCACCCGCCGGAGGTCAACAACACCTCGATCGGCGATCATAGCTGGCGTCTGGAAGATGGCGATACCATCCAGATCGGCAATGTGAAACTGCAGTTCTATCTGCAATAG
- a CDS encoding YajQ family cyclic di-GMP-binding protein yields the protein MPSFDVVSEIDGHELTNAVDQVNREVANRFDFKGSDSRVEQSEGGLTLEAQSDFQIRQILEILYQKMSKRGLDVGFVKEGDVEERGMRAYMEVKLNEGIDKELARQIVKRIKEAKLKVQAAIQGDQVRITGKKRDDLQAAMAMLRQADLGQPLQFTNFRD from the coding sequence ATGCCTTCATTTGATGTGGTATCCGAGATTGACGGTCACGAGCTGACCAATGCAGTGGATCAGGTCAACCGGGAGGTGGCCAATCGTTTCGATTTCAAGGGCTCCGACTCACGAGTGGAACAGAGTGAGGGCGGATTGACTCTGGAAGCCCAGAGTGATTTCCAGATCCGGCAAATACTCGAAATTCTCTATCAGAAAATGAGCAAGCGGGGTCTCGATGTCGGCTTTGTGAAGGAGGGCGATGTGGAAGAGCGCGGAATGCGTGCGTACATGGAGGTCAAACTGAACGAAGGCATCGACAAGGAGCTGGCCAGGCAGATCGTCAAGCGGATCAAAGAGGCCAAACTGAAGGTCCAGGCAGCCATTCAGGGCGATCAGGTCCGCATTACGGGTAAAAAGCGCGATGACCTGCAGGCGGCAATGGCCATGCTGCGACAGGCCGATTTG
- the rpsP gene encoding 30S ribosomal protein S16 — MVTIRLARGGAKKRPFYSIVVTDSRNRRDGRFIERLGFFNPVANGKEERIRLDRERVDYWLSKGAKASDRVADLIKQSAAAAA, encoded by the coding sequence ATGGTAACCATTCGTTTAGCTCGCGGCGGCGCCAAGAAGCGCCCTTTTTACAGCATCGTCGTGACCGACAGTCGCAACCGCAGGGACGGCCGTTTTATCGAACGCCTCGGCTTTTTCAACCCGGTGGCGAACGGTAAGGAAGAGCGGATTCGCCTCGATCGTGAGCGGGTCGATTACTGGCTGTCGAAGGGTGCCAAGGCCTCCGATCGCGTGGCCGACCTGATTAAGCAGAGCGCAGCAGCCGCCGCGTAA
- a CDS encoding cytochrome C assembly family protein has product MDTVLVIVALVFYLGAAGLLAQRMARGSQAGKQSKRLPLILGFGAVFAHAIVLYGALLGPEALNLSFFNVLSLAGWLIALLILLSALGQPVENLAIAIFPIATLGLLAQILAPVNPTFLPRTPVGLEIHILLSLASYSLLAIAALQSMLLALQDRQLRNRRPGGFIRALPPLETMEILLFRLIGVGYLLLTFSLISGAHYLENIFAQHLVHKTVLSITAWVVFAVLIWGRLQYGWRGRTAIRWTLGGFMVLVLAYFGSKLVLELVLR; this is encoded by the coding sequence ATGGATACGGTTCTGGTCATAGTAGCTCTGGTCTTTTATCTGGGTGCCGCCGGACTCTTGGCACAGCGCATGGCGCGCGGCTCCCAAGCCGGAAAGCAAAGCAAACGCCTGCCCCTCATTCTGGGGTTCGGTGCCGTGTTTGCCCATGCAATCGTCCTTTATGGGGCGCTGCTCGGTCCCGAGGCCCTCAACCTCTCGTTCTTCAATGTGCTCTCGCTGGCTGGCTGGCTTATCGCCCTCCTCATACTCCTGTCTGCCCTGGGGCAACCCGTGGAGAACCTGGCGATAGCCATTTTTCCGATTGCCACCCTGGGGCTGCTGGCACAAATACTCGCGCCAGTAAACCCTACCTTTCTGCCCCGAACCCCGGTGGGCCTGGAGATCCATATCCTGCTTTCCCTGGCATCGTACAGCCTGCTGGCGATCGCCGCATTGCAGTCAATGCTGCTCGCGCTGCAGGATCGGCAGCTGCGCAACCGGCGTCCGGGAGGCTTTATTCGAGCACTTCCTCCGCTTGAGACCATGGAGATACTGCTTTTCCGGCTCATTGGCGTGGGTTATCTGCTGCTGACGTTTTCTCTTATCAGTGGTGCGCATTACCTGGAAAACATCTTTGCCCAGCATCTGGTGCACAAGACCGTACTTTCCATCACCGCCTGGGTCGTGTTTGCTGTACTGATATGGGGGCGGCTGCAGTACGGTTGGCGCGGGCGCACGGCCATTCGCTGGACACTGGGCGGGTTCATGGTGCTCGTACTGGCCTATTTCGGCAGCAAACTGGTGCTGGAGCTGGTGCTTCGCTAG
- a CDS encoding tetratricopeptide repeat protein — translation MGGVRFFFVLLMLTGTVMAVDTSALDDAARLARAGAPQLALSVLDRSQPNVADDPEAWSVWQRKRAAILRRQGAWEELAAELKVIPDGVPPAYSNWAATERVQALLHAGEAVAARQELAERIWQRAGGAEELRRWRQLVIRSYIVEGRPDDAYIAMLRHRQEYRDGGTEDALLRARVLLGAGRPADAAAELTGTDDSAGQALLALARLRSGAEPGQIAAEAARRVDSGEQDEARLYWRGVAIEAAAADNDSAALIQGLEPLVAQGRDGSALRGLVRVDSDRLWEAYLDYARQVGNREQLLMGDDAAWQRLAATDSRKFPIRARSIYVLLSLEARSGAVREHALERLAENITSLPSGDQVLHALYRQSDRFGTAVEIPATIRRILADRAVARSDLAEAAKLMKGLRPPATEKGKAMWELRRAKIFLLGGEYQRGEAVLTEMAGRAAGLETVLLDRFVQVIFDLQTLGRHDAAYDLFQTLYTKTTHPRLQRELLYWMADSRKAQGNLRVAARLYLQSAILPGVESMDPWAQTARYEAAKALSESGLFADAEVIYRQLLKVTESSQRRAVLARELEQLRLRKAPSYVGD, via the coding sequence ATGGGAGGCGTCCGCTTTTTTTTCGTCTTGCTGATGCTGACAGGGACGGTAATGGCGGTGGACACATCGGCCCTCGACGACGCGGCGAGACTGGCTCGGGCGGGAGCCCCGCAGCTGGCCCTGTCGGTGCTTGATCGAAGTCAGCCGAACGTGGCGGACGACCCCGAAGCCTGGAGCGTCTGGCAACGAAAACGAGCCGCTATCCTTCGGCGGCAGGGCGCGTGGGAGGAACTGGCTGCGGAGCTGAAAGTCATCCCGGATGGTGTGCCGCCAGCCTACAGCAACTGGGCCGCCACCGAGCGGGTGCAGGCATTGCTCCACGCCGGAGAAGCCGTTGCGGCGCGGCAGGAGCTGGCGGAGCGGATTTGGCAGCGGGCGGGAGGTGCCGAGGAGCTGCGACGGTGGCGCCAACTGGTCATTCGCAGCTACATCGTCGAAGGACGGCCGGACGACGCCTATATTGCCATGTTGCGTCACCGTCAGGAATACAGGGACGGCGGAACGGAAGATGCTCTCCTGCGGGCCCGAGTCCTGCTTGGAGCCGGCCGGCCGGCGGATGCGGCGGCGGAACTTACAGGCACCGACGACTCTGCGGGGCAGGCATTGCTGGCCCTGGCGCGCCTGCGCAGCGGAGCCGAACCCGGGCAGATTGCTGCGGAGGCAGCGAGACGAGTCGATAGCGGTGAACAGGACGAGGCCCGGTTGTATTGGCGTGGTGTCGCGATCGAAGCGGCGGCTGCCGACAACGATTCCGCCGCCCTGATCCAGGGGCTCGAGCCCCTCGTTGCGCAAGGGCGCGATGGCAGCGCTTTGCGGGGACTGGTCAGGGTGGATAGTGATCGGCTCTGGGAGGCCTATCTGGATTATGCCCGGCAAGTTGGCAATCGGGAGCAGCTGTTGATGGGCGATGATGCCGCCTGGCAACGCCTCGCGGCAACCGATAGCCGCAAGTTTCCGATTCGGGCCCGCTCGATATACGTTCTGTTGTCGCTGGAGGCGCGCAGCGGCGCAGTGCGGGAACATGCACTTGAGCGCCTGGCCGAAAACATTACTTCGTTGCCCTCGGGTGATCAGGTTCTACATGCGCTTTATCGGCAGTCGGACCGGTTTGGCACGGCTGTAGAAATCCCGGCCACCATTCGGCGAATACTCGCCGATCGTGCGGTAGCCCGTTCCGATCTCGCCGAGGCTGCGAAGCTGATGAAGGGGCTGAGGCCACCGGCAACGGAAAAGGGCAAAGCCATGTGGGAGTTGCGCCGCGCCAAGATTTTCCTTCTGGGTGGGGAGTATCAGCGCGGCGAAGCGGTGCTTACCGAAATGGCCGGTCGCGCCGCCGGACTGGAAACCGTCCTGCTGGATCGGTTCGTGCAAGTGATCTTCGACTTGCAGACCCTGGGTCGCCATGATGCCGCCTATGACCTGTTTCAGACCCTTTACACCAAGACCACACATCCTCGTCTGCAGCGCGAGTTGCTCTACTGGATGGCCGACTCCCGCAAGGCCCAGGGAAATCTGCGCGTCGCCGCCCGTCTCTATCTGCAATCGGCCATCCTGCCTGGTGTTGAGTCCATGGACCCGTGGGCCCAGACCGCACGCTACGAGGCGGCCAAGGCGCTGTCCGAGTCCGGCCTGTTCGCCGATGCCGAAGTCATTTACCGTCAGTTGCTGAAGGTCACCGAGTCATCGCAGCGGCGGGCCGTCCTCGCTCGGGAATTGGAACAGTTGCGGTTGCGCAAAGCTCCCTCCTATGTCGGCGATTAG
- a CDS encoding MBL fold metallo-hydrolase has translation MQLRILGCSGGIAAGHRTTSFLVDDDVLIDAGSGVGDLTLREMERIKHIVLTHSHLDHVHAIPLLLDSMFDRADEPITVHALPETISALREHMFNWVVWPDFTSLPHPDSPVLRYVPMKPDEEVVLEGRRFRMVPVNHVVPTVGYIVTARDGGVFAFSGDTTSNNTLWKALNGLERLDLLIVECAFSNARQELCRQARHYCPNILAEDLIKLNHRPAVYLSHAKPGEERQIMDECRAVISDRKLEQLLGGEIFTL, from the coding sequence ATGCAACTGCGGATTTTAGGCTGCAGCGGCGGTATCGCTGCTGGTCACCGGACCACTTCCTTTCTCGTTGATGACGACGTCCTCATCGATGCCGGTAGCGGCGTTGGCGATTTAACCCTCCGTGAGATGGAACGGATTAAACACATCGTACTGACCCACTCCCATCTTGACCATGTCCATGCGATCCCGTTGCTGCTGGACAGCATGTTCGATCGGGCCGATGAACCAATTACCGTGCATGCCCTGCCCGAAACCATCAGTGCGCTTCGTGAACATATGTTCAACTGGGTGGTCTGGCCCGATTTCACCAGCCTTCCGCATCCCGATAGCCCGGTACTGCGCTACGTCCCGATGAAACCGGACGAAGAAGTGGTGCTGGAGGGGCGGCGCTTCCGGATGGTGCCGGTCAATCATGTCGTGCCCACGGTCGGCTATATCGTTACCGCCCGGGACGGCGGCGTTTTCGCGTTCAGCGGCGACACCACCAGCAACAATACGCTCTGGAAGGCCCTCAACGGGCTGGAGCGGCTGGACCTGCTCATCGTGGAGTGTGCCTTCTCCAATGCGCGGCAGGAGCTTTGCCGGCAGGCCCGTCACTACTGCCCGAATATACTTGCCGAGGACCTGATCAAACTAAACCACCGTCCCGCGGTCTACCTCTCCCATGCCAAGCCCGGTGAAGAGCGTCAGATTATGGACGAGTGTCGGGCGGTGATTTCCGACCGCAAGCTCGAGCAGTTGTTGGGCGGAGAGATTTTTACGTTATAA
- the trmD gene encoding tRNA (guanosine(37)-N1)-methyltransferase TrmD, with translation MQQCTNMRIDVMTLFPEMFGAVSGFGVTGRAVERDLLQLGLWNPRNYTDDRHRTVDDRPYGGGPGMVMIYPPLHECLQDIRRTSGSGRVICLSPQGRPLTQSHVRELVQEEHLILVAGRYEGIDERFIEAEVDEELSIGDYVLSGGELGAMVVIDAVTRLIPGVLGHSDSAEQDSFSDGLLDCPHYTRPEKITGREVPEVLRSGDHAAIERWRLKQALGRTWERRPDLLEQVELDEEQRALLAEYRREARKH, from the coding sequence ATGCAACAGTGCACTAACATGCGGATCGACGTCATGACGCTGTTTCCGGAGATGTTCGGCGCGGTCAGTGGCTTCGGTGTTACCGGGCGCGCGGTCGAACGTGACCTGTTGCAGTTGGGGCTCTGGAATCCGCGCAACTATACTGACGACCGGCACCGTACGGTGGACGATCGCCCTTATGGCGGCGGCCCGGGGATGGTGATGATTTATCCGCCGCTGCACGAGTGTCTGCAGGATATCCGTCGCACCAGTGGCAGTGGGCGGGTTATCTGTCTGTCGCCGCAGGGCCGGCCATTGACGCAGTCGCATGTGCGGGAGTTGGTGCAGGAAGAGCACCTGATTCTGGTTGCCGGGCGCTACGAAGGCATTGATGAGCGCTTTATCGAGGCCGAAGTGGACGAAGAGCTGTCGATCGGTGACTACGTCCTCTCAGGGGGCGAGCTTGGCGCCATGGTGGTGATCGACGCGGTGACGCGTCTGATTCCGGGTGTCCTCGGTCACAGCGATTCGGCAGAACAGGATTCGTTCAGTGACGGACTGCTGGATTGTCCGCACTACACCCGACCGGAGAAGATCACCGGTCGGGAAGTACCGGAGGTACTGCGTTCCGGCGACCATGCCGCTATTGAGCGCTGGCGCCTCAAGCAGGCACTGGGACGGACCTGGGAACGGCGGCCGGACCTGCTGGAACAGGTGGAGCTGGACGAAGAACAGCGCGCGCTCCTGGCGGAGTATCGCCGGGAGGCACGAAAGCATTGA
- the ffh gene encoding signal recognition particle protein translates to MFENLTERLSKTLRNLRGTGRLTEENIKDTMREVRMALLEADVALPVVKEFVNHVRERAVGKDVLESLTPGQALVKIVNDELVSIMGEANEDLQLNVQPPAVVLMAGLQGSGKTTSTAKLARFLREQRKKSVLVVSTDVYRPAAIDQLETLAREVEVEFYPSSTDQDPVAIARSAVEHARKKLIDVVIVDTAGRLHIDESMMGEIRRLHETVAPVETLFVVDSMTGQDAANTAKAFGDALPLTGVVLTKTDGDARGGAALSVRHITGRPIKFLGVGEKTTALEPFHPDRVASRILDMGDVVSLVEEVQRTVDHDKAEKLATKFKKGQGFDLEDFRQQLQQLGSMGGVAGLMDKLPGMSGVPDAAKKQVNDKEFRRMEAIIGSMTPFERRKPDLIKGSRKRRIANGSGTQVQEVNRLLKQFAQMQKMMKRMKKKGGMAKMMRGLKGGGGMPPGMPPF, encoded by the coding sequence ATGTTCGAAAACCTCACTGAACGACTTTCCAAGACCCTGCGTAATCTCCGCGGGACCGGTCGACTGACCGAGGAGAACATCAAGGACACCATGCGTGAGGTGCGCATGGCTCTGCTGGAGGCGGATGTCGCCCTGCCGGTAGTGAAAGAGTTCGTCAATCATGTGCGTGAGCGCGCCGTCGGCAAGGACGTTCTGGAGAGTCTCACGCCCGGCCAGGCCCTGGTCAAGATCGTCAATGACGAGTTGGTGTCGATCATGGGCGAGGCCAACGAGGACCTCCAGCTCAACGTTCAACCTCCGGCCGTGGTACTGATGGCGGGCCTTCAGGGCTCCGGTAAGACCACCAGTACCGCCAAGCTGGCGCGCTTTCTGCGTGAGCAGCGAAAAAAATCGGTCCTCGTAGTAAGCACCGACGTCTATCGTCCTGCCGCCATCGACCAGCTGGAGACCCTGGCGCGGGAGGTCGAGGTCGAATTCTACCCCAGCTCGACCGACCAGGACCCGGTTGCTATCGCACGCAGCGCCGTTGAACACGCCCGCAAAAAGCTCATCGACGTGGTGATCGTCGATACCGCGGGCCGCCTCCACATCGACGAGTCGATGATGGGCGAAATCCGCCGCCTGCACGAAACGGTAGCCCCGGTCGAGACTCTCTTCGTGGTCGACAGCATGACCGGCCAGGACGCCGCCAATACCGCGAAGGCCTTTGGCGATGCCCTGCCGCTGACCGGCGTGGTGTTGACCAAGACGGACGGTGACGCACGTGGCGGTGCGGCACTGTCGGTTCGGCATATCACCGGCCGGCCGATCAAATTTCTGGGTGTTGGCGAGAAGACGACGGCCCTGGAGCCGTTCCACCCGGATCGGGTGGCCTCGCGTATTCTGGATATGGGCGATGTCGTTTCGCTGGTCGAGGAAGTCCAGCGCACGGTCGACCACGACAAGGCAGAGAAACTCGCCACCAAGTTCAAAAAAGGTCAGGGCTTCGACCTGGAAGACTTCCGCCAACAGCTTCAGCAGCTCGGTAGTATGGGCGGAGTGGCCGGTCTGATGGACAAGCTGCCTGGAATGTCCGGTGTACCGGATGCGGCCAAAAAGCAGGTCAACGACAAGGAATTCCGCCGCATGGAGGCCATTATCGGCTCCATGACGCCCTTCGAACGGCGCAAACCGGACCTCATCAAAGGCTCCCGCAAGCGTCGGATCGCAAACGGCTCCGGCACGCAGGTGCAGGAAGTGAATCGCCTGCTCAAGCAGTTCGCGCAGATGCAGAAGATGATGAAGCGCATGAAGAAAAAAGGTGGCATGGCCAAGATGATGCGGGGTCTCAAAGGCGGTGGCGGCATGCCGCCCGGAATGCCTCCTTTTTAG
- a CDS encoding HlyC/CorC family transporter yields the protein MLNNIPIGALFGALVFLVILSAFFSGSETGLISLNRYRLRHMAKSGHPGAVRASRLLKRPDRLIGLILLGNNFVNILASALATIVAIRLVGEAGPLVATAVLTVVILLFAEVTPKTVAALHPERIAFPASFILGPLLKAFYPLVWLINIIANGLLRLLGVSTRDVDSSHLSSEELRTVVNEAGTMIPRRHQKMLLNILDLEKATVEDIMIPRNEIAGIDLEDEWTDIVDQLTNSQHTRLPVYRGGIDNVVGIVHLRDLLALQQHSELDMERFMDRIREVYFIPEATRLNTQLLNFQKQRHRMGLVVDEYGDIQGLVTLDDILEEIVGEFTTDPGTTLKEIHPQEDGTYLVDGSANVRELNRIMNWSLPTEGAKTLNGMLIEYLETIPEPGTSVLLNDYPLEVVQTGASAIKTVRVDPLYRKRRHKGIE from the coding sequence TTGTTAAACAACATCCCGATCGGCGCCCTGTTCGGCGCCCTCGTCTTTCTTGTCATCCTCTCCGCGTTTTTCTCCGGTTCCGAAACAGGCCTCATCAGCCTCAATCGTTATCGGCTGCGGCATATGGCGAAGAGCGGTCACCCCGGAGCAGTGCGAGCCAGCCGCCTGCTGAAACGTCCGGACCGGCTGATCGGACTCATTCTGCTCGGCAACAACTTCGTGAACATTCTCGCTTCGGCGCTGGCAACCATCGTCGCCATACGGCTGGTGGGCGAAGCGGGTCCCCTGGTGGCTACGGCAGTGCTGACCGTCGTCATCCTGCTGTTTGCCGAAGTCACCCCCAAGACCGTGGCTGCGCTGCACCCGGAACGGATTGCTTTCCCCGCAAGCTTCATACTCGGTCCGCTGCTGAAGGCATTCTATCCGCTGGTGTGGCTTATCAACATCATCGCGAATGGCCTGCTGCGGCTACTCGGCGTTTCCACGCGGGACGTAGACAGCTCCCATCTCTCCTCCGAAGAGCTTCGGACCGTAGTGAATGAAGCGGGCACAATGATTCCACGCCGGCACCAGAAGATGCTGCTCAATATCCTGGATCTCGAAAAGGCGACCGTGGAGGACATCATGATTCCACGCAACGAGATTGCCGGCATCGATCTGGAAGATGAGTGGACCGACATTGTCGATCAGCTGACCAACAGCCAGCACACCCGCCTGCCGGTCTACCGGGGCGGTATCGACAATGTGGTGGGCATCGTCCATCTGCGAGACCTTCTCGCCCTGCAGCAGCACAGTGAACTGGACATGGAGCGCTTTATGGACCGGATCCGCGAGGTCTATTTCATTCCTGAAGCCACTCGTCTCAATACACAGCTACTGAATTTTCAAAAGCAGCGGCATCGCATGGGTCTGGTAGTGGATGAATATGGTGATATCCAGGGTCTGGTCACCCTCGACGATATCCTTGAAGAGATCGTCGGTGAATTCACCACCGATCCCGGCACCACCCTCAAGGAGATCCATCCCCAGGAAGACGGGACCTATCTGGTGGACGGCAGCGCCAATGTGCGGGAACTGAATCGCATCATGAACTGGTCCCTCCCGACGGAGGGTGCCAAGACCCTCAATGGCATGTTGATCGAGTATCTGGAGACCATCCCCGAGCCGGGCACCAGCGTACTGCTGAACGACTATCCCCTGGAAGTGGTACAGACGGGGGCCAGCGCCATCAAAACCGTACGTGTGGATCCACTCTACCGAAAGCGCCGCCACAAGGGCATCGAGTAG